One region of Polypterus senegalus isolate Bchr_013 chromosome 11, ASM1683550v1, whole genome shotgun sequence genomic DNA includes:
- the ved gene encoding ventrally expressed dharma/bozozok antagonist produces the protein MQGKFSVEWLAQSSHGDSSCTRHCWGNSIPESRQATSAGQRPDRLAEKTQKPHGSQTECEAPPRQQSLPPKSEVSTLQSVCDSEETSGYESERCRSASPSSLKDEGRLTSREASAGPPTVTSSGRRPRTAFTTEQINKLENIFKKQTYVGTREKEELCKKLSLSEKQIKNWFQNRRMKLKRAIQDAMAQACHVNVSAHLPPYPELRTFGPTPYVGFFPGQDPSGAFLPVPQYPAPFLSPATMDTSVHPLPALMVSQSEASASHATLGRYHPYGLYY, from the exons ATGCAAGGGAAATTTTCGGTGGAATGGCTGGCGCAGAGCAGTCACGGAGACTCATCTTGTACTCGGCACTGCTGGGGGAACTCAATCCCGGAGTCCCGTCAGGCCACGTCAGCTGGGCAGCGACCCGACCGACTGGCCGAGAAAACCCAAAAGCCACACGGCTCGCAGACTGAATGTGAAGCGCCTCCGCGGCAGCAGTCACTTCCGCCCAAAAGCGAAGTTTCCACACTGCAGTCAG TTTGTGACTCGGAGGAAACATCGGGCTACGAAAGCGAAAGATGTCGCTCGGCGTCCCCTTCTTCTCTTAAAGACGAGGGTCGTCTCACTTCTCGCGAAGCCTCAGCTGGCCCTCCAACAGTCACCTCCTCTGGACGTCGACCCCGGACGGCCTTCACCACCGAGCAGATCAACAAGCTGGAGAACATCTTCAAGAAACAGACATACGTGGGCACTCGCGAGAAGGAGGAGCTGTGCAAAAAGCTCAGTCTGTCCGAGAAACAG ATCAAGAATTGGTTCCAAAACCGGCGGATGAAGCTGAAGAGAGCAATTCAGGATGCCATGGCCCAGGCGTGCCATGTAAATGTATCTGCTCACCTCCCTCCTTATCCTGAGCTCCGGACATTTGGACCAACTCCATATGTTGGTTTCTTTCCTGGACAAGATCCTTCTGGGGCCTTCCTTCCTGTACCACAATACCCAGCACCCTTTCTAAGCCCTGCTACAATGGACACGTCGGTGCACCCACTACCTGCCTTAATGGTTTCACAGAGCGAGGCCAGTGCGAGCCATGCCACATTAGGCAGGTACCACCCGTATGGCCTTTATTATTGA